The Brachyhypopomus gauderio isolate BG-103 chromosome 12, BGAUD_0.2, whole genome shotgun sequence genome window below encodes:
- the kif14 gene encoding kinesin-like protein KIF14 isoform X2, producing the protein MDEQASDKTTEINKTYIISAHTSKCGVVSNTGSFRGRFTLQRRKTSSKGAVSREPTLENTENQSENHGKRLTLQRRTGTGSAEKRSQRGSSSPSQPDRCGAARLRSARSRETEPKRTDTVKSINRPSKTTEKGEYVAHNILATVNADAADQPSTPTGKTKFEKVSLKKEVFERWAMKDTLKPVSAKHTGVERHLQNQLGAGNGKQVPAGPARRIPVNNQSRKATHTPHSTPARRPTSHLSSAAGGALNTTKARLHVGGETLAFSEFGSQASVLQPQELKMENSAVTVAVRVRPFSAREKDEKGHQVIFMDHQETVVRHPETKQTYTFSFDLSFNSVEETDTNFAGQQMIYQKLAKPLLERAFEGFNTCLFAYGQTGSGKSYTMMGFGDEPGVIPRFCEELFRRVSKNDNSKVTSHLEMSYFEVYNEKIHDLLVAKDDQNQKKIPLRVREHPVHGPYVEDLSMNVVSSYTDIQAWLGLGNKQRATAATGMNDKSSRSHSVFTLVMTQTKTELVEGEEHDHRIISRINLVDLAGSERSITAQTSGDRLREGASINKSLLTLGKVISSLSEQAQSRKKTFTPYRESVLTWLLKDSLGGNSKTAMIATLSPAASNVEESLSTLRYAQQARLIINVAKVNEDTNAKLIRELKAEVEKLRAAQMSSQGLDPENMRQFQQEITALKAQLSRQEREMAEVHRAWKEKLEQAETRKREETRELQRVGITFKVDNRLPNLVNLNEDPQLSEMLLYMIKEGQTKVGKLKSESAYDIQLSGALIADEHCVISNTSGTVSIMPMDNAKTFVNGNLVSEATVLHHGDRVILGGDHYFRFNHPAEVQGGTRVSCWSGGEGQKDFEFAKNELLSAQRAQLEAEIEDARLKAKKEMMQGIQVAKQMAQQELLDQKQQYETKIKALERELEEETERKRVEEMERRRVASKMEELQTAKSLLEQEMGAHKKRLHMEARAARQAMADNDIRHAKILEALEAEKRKIADDLAEIQRKRAMKVNQTPKTAPTQWDAMKLSLMIEEANKISGKFKKHTVFSRHEVSDKQNGPDEEVQIQVQNTRLGISTFWSLEKFQSSLAAMRDLEQGNCASKDDDVFYDPNDQWEPDISSASSSSFSRRRSRSLLKSRRISGRLYEIRVHPIQSLHCSSSHSTVLMGVGSPPSLHPSGSDSSLPGICRDLIGASVSHLRSIPSAEGGGSLADRLILDLLSVHSAANAIAGLYEQLDDDSQENLFACSTEAQSHLVRATSAIDRAVFITMHWVSSMKPSTHSVSQTVEELKTEVKKIGGYFQLLIQGCDSEISTMVHEAQRKTGRSMDTALTTIGLLAAVTGTHTTELVSDHIGKTSAMVCLLEGSRRGIEALLQKSISISTEMLRHAQLAQPSAQFLQNLKTKMLQVANALLSYLHSTMLEKPNSSWDSCEDVDVLHLGRVRSTADKLHQLNEGLLQLHTTLSRVLRGRGSDAGLCSFKEAIKSLSKTICDVVHGLPKQTDASAAGSLQLPCSKSALAARDEVYSTLCALAAVFDESHEEHLGRSNSKGSFENAEVHELGHAARNRTVPKVVYSLSSGVSSCSRDVRWV; encoded by the exons ATGGATGAGCAAGCATCTGATAAAACTACAGAAATAAACAAGACGTACATAATATCTGCACACACAAGTAAATGTGGAGTTGTGTCAAACACGGGATCTTTTCGCGGCCGTTTCACTCTTCAAAGAAGGAAAACGAGCAGCAAAGGCGCCGTGAGCCGTGAGCCCACACTTGAGAACACAGAGAACCAAAGTGAAAACCACGGGAAACGATTAACTTTACAACGAAGAACCGGAACGGGCTCCGCAGAAAAAAGGTCTCAAAGAGGTTCCTCATCTCCCTCACAGCCCGACAGGTGCGGTGCTGCCCGGCTCCGCTCGGCCAGGTCCAGAGAAACGGAACCGAAACGCACAGACACGGTAAAATCGATAAACAGACCTTCTAAGACTACAGAGAAAGGAGAATATGTTGCGCATAATATCTTGGCCACCGTCAACGCAGACGCCGCTGACCAACCATCAACACCAACGGGGAAAACGAAGTTCGAGAAAGTGAGTTTAAAGAAGGAGGTCTTTGAAAGATGGGCGATGAAAGACACGTTAAAGCCCGTCTCCGCCAAACACACAGGTGTGGAGAGACACCTGCAAAATCAACTCGGCGCTGGAAATGGGAAACAGGTGCCGGCGGGCCCAGCCAGAAGGATTCCTGTTAATAATCAGAGCAGAAAGgcgacacacaccccacactcaacaccgGCGAGAAGACCTACAAGTCACCTGAGTTCTGCTGCTGGTGGAGCCTTGAACACCACTAAAGCCAGACTGCATGTGGGGGGTGAAACACTTGCCTTCAGTGAATTTGGAAGTCAAGCTTCAGTTTTACAACCTCAGGAACTGAAGATGGAGAACAGTGCAGTTACTGTGGCTGTGCGTGTAAGGCCTTTCAGTGCCAG GGAAAAGGATGAGAAAGGCCATCAAGTTATTTTTATGGACCATCAGGAGACTGTAGTTAGGCATCCAGAGACTAAACAAACCTACACATTTTCTTTTGACTTATCTTTTAATTCAGTGGAGGAAACGGACACAAATTTTGCTGGCCAGCAGATGATTTACCAAAAGTTGGCAAAACCTTTGCTTGAAAGAGCCTTTGAAGGGTTTAACACTTGCCTTTTTGCTTATGGGCAAACCGGTTCAGGAAAGTCCTACAC CATGATGGGGTTTGGTGACGAGCCTGGAGTTATACCAAGGTTCTGCGAGGAACTTTTTAGAAGGGTTTCCAAAAATGACAATAGTAAG GTTACCTCTCACCTGGAAATGAGCTACTTTGAGGTGTACAACGAAAAGATCCATGACTTGCTTGTAGCAAAGGATGATCAAAACCAAAAGAAGATACCA TTGCGGGTTCGAGAACATCCGGTCCATGGGCCATATGTTGAGGATCTAtcaat gaATGTGGTTAGCTCCTATACTGATATTCAG GCGTGGCTTGGGCTGGGAAATAAGCAGAGAGCCACCGCAGCCACGGGCATGAACGACAAAAGCTCCAGGTCCCACTCGGTCTTCACGCTAGTGATGACTCAAACTAAG ACCGAGTTAGTGGAAGGGGAGGAACACGACCACAGAATCATTAGCAGGATCAACCTGGTGGATTTAGCAGGCAGTGAACGCAGCATCACCGCTCAGACCTCGGGAGACCGGCTGAGG GAGGGAGCAAGTATCAACAAATCCTTGCTCACGCTGGGAAAGGTGATCTCCTCGCTGTCCGAGCAGGCACAGAGCCGCAAGAAAACCTTCACTCCATACAGGGAGTCAGTCCTGACGTG GTTACTAAAGGATAGCCTGGGTGGAAACTCCAAGACGGCCATGATCGCAACGCTCAGCCCGGCCGCCAGCAATGTGGAGGAGAGCCTGAGCACCCTGCGCTATGCTCAGCAGGCCCGTTTGATCATCAACGTGGCCAAGGTCAACGAGGATACCAATGCCAAGCTCATTCGAG AGCTGAAAGCGGAGGTGGAGAAGCTGCGTGCAGCCCAGATGAGTTCTCAGGGCCTCGACCCGGAGAACATGAGGCAGTTCCAGCAGGAGATTACGGCTCTGAAAGCTCAGCTCTCtcggcaggagagagagatggccgAGGTTCACAG AGCTTGGAAGGAAAAACTGGAACAAGCAGAGACGAGGAAGCGTGAGGAGACCAGAGAGTTGCAG CGTGTGGGCATCACGTTTAAAGTGGATAACCGGCTCCCCAACCTCGTGAACCTGAACGAGGACCCTCAGCTGTCAGAGATGCTCCTGTATATGATTAAGGAGGGACAGACCAAGGTCGGGAAGCTCAAATCTGAGTCGGCCTACGACATCCAGCTGTCTGGTGCACTTATTGCTGATGAGCACTG CGTTATCTCCAATACAAGCGGCACAGTCAGCATTATGCCCATGGACAACGCCAAGACGTTTGTGAATGGAAACCTTGTGTCTGAAGCCACTGTTCTCCATCAC GGCGACAGGGTGATCCTGGGGGGCGATCACTACTTCCGCTTCAACCACCCAGCCGAGGTGCAGGGGGGGACGCGGGTTTCTTGTTGGAGTGGCGGAGAAGGCCAGAAGGACTTCGAGTTTGCCAAAAACGAGCTGCTTTCAGCCCAGAGAGCTCA GCTAGAGGCAGAGATCGAAGACGCCCGTCTGAAAGCCAAAAAGGAGATGATGCAGGGAATCCAGGTGGCCAAACAAATGGCCCAACAAGAGCTGCTGGACCAAAAGCAGCAGTATGAGACCAAGATTAAAGCCCTGGAGAGAGAGCTC gaggaggagaccgaAAGAAAAAgagtggaggagatggagaggaggCGCGTGGCCAGCAAGATGGAGGAGCTGCAGACCGCCAAGAGCCTGCTGGAGCAGGAGATGGGCGCGCACAAGAAACGCCTGCACATGGAGGCGCGGGCTGCCAGACAG GCTATGGCGGACAATGATATTCGGCACGCTAAGATTCTTGAGGCATTGGAAGCAGAGAAGAGGAAAATTGCTGACGATCTAGCTGAGATTCAGAGGAAACGTGCCATGAAGGTCAACCAGACACCCAAAACTG CTCCCACTCAGTGGGACGCCATGAAGTTGTCCCTCATGATCGAAGAGGCCAACAAAATAAGTGGGAAATTCAAGAAGCACACAGTCTTCAGCAG GCATGAAGTGTCTGATAAACAGAATGGACCAGATGAGGAGGTGCAGATTCAGGTGCAGAACACCAGGCTGGGCATCTCCACGTTCTGGAGCCTGGAGAAGTTCCAGAGCAGTCTGGCAGCCATGAGGGATTTGGAGCAG GGAAATTGTGCTTCTAAAGATGATGACGTGTTTTATGACCCCAACGACCAATGGGAGCCTGATATATCATCGGCCTCTTCATCATCTTTTTCCCGCAGAAG GAGCAGGAGTCTTCTGAAGAGCAGGCGTATCTCTGGACGTCTCTACGAGATCCGCGTGCACCCCATTCAAAGCTTGCACTGCTCCTCCTCACATTCTACTG TTCTCATGGGTGTTGGTTCACCTCCTTCACTTCACCCCAGTGGCTCAGACTCTTCTCTGCCAGGCATCTGCAGAGATCTGATTGGTGCCAGCGTTTCCCACTTACGCAGCATCCCATCAGCAGAGGGGGGCGGGAGTCTGGCAGACAGACTGATCCTGGACCTGCTCTCTGTGCACAGTGCTGCCAATGCCATCGCAGGCTTGTATGAGCAGCTTGACGACGACAGCCAGGAGAACT tgtttGCCTGCAGCACTGAAGCGCAGTCTCATCTTGTGAGAGCCACTTCTGCTATTGACAGAGCTGTGTTCATCACCATGCACTGGGTCTCCAGCATGAAGCCCAGTACACACTCAGTCTCCCAAACTGTGGAGGAGCTAAAGACTGAAGTAAAGAAAATTGGAGGCTATTTTCAATTGCTGATTCAG GGCTGTGACTCTGAAATCTCCACTATGGTTCATGAAGCTCAGAGGAAGACTGGCAGGAGTATGGACACCGCCTTGACCACCATAGGTCTGCTGGCTGCAGTGACCGGGACCCATACGACTGAACTTGTATCGGACCACATAGGCAAA ACGTCTGCTATGGTGTGTCTACTAGAAGGATCGAGGCGAGGCATAGAGGCCCTTCTACAGAAGAGCATCTCCATCAGCACGGAGATGCTCAGACATGCTCAGCTAGCTCAACCTAGCGCTCAG TTTTTACAGAACCTTAAAACAAAAATGTTGCAGGTGGCAAACGCTTTGTTAAGCTACCTCCACTCCACCATGCTG gAGAAGCCAAATTCTTCATGGGACAGCTGTGAGGATGTCGATGTCCTCCACCTGGGCCGTGTGAGGAGTACTGCTGATAAACTCCACCAGCTGAACGAAGGTCTCCTGCAGCTTCACACCACCTTGTCTCGTGTTCTCCGAG GTAGAGGCAGTGATGCTGGCCTCTGTTCTTTTAAAGAAGCAATCAAGTCTTTGTCCAAGACTATTTGCGACGTTGTACACGGACTACCGAAACAGACAGATGCTAGCGCGGCCGGGAGTCTTCAGCTCCCGTGTTCGAAGAGTGCTCTGGCTGCCCGAGACGAAGTCTATTCCACACTCTGTGCTCTGGCAGCAGTGTTTGATGAGAGTCATGAGGAACATCTGGGACGATCCAACTCTAAGGGTTCCTTTGAAAATGCAGAGGTTCATGAGCTGGGACATGCCGCCAGGAATCGAACTGTACCTAAAGTAGTGTACTCTCTGTCTTCTGGGGTCAGTTCGTGTTCTAGAGATGTTCGCTGGGTTTGA